From Myxocyprinus asiaticus isolate MX2 ecotype Aquarium Trade chromosome 49, UBuf_Myxa_2, whole genome shotgun sequence, a single genomic window includes:
- the LOC127438514 gene encoding cortexin-1-like: MSDVSTLDYELLSPGPSFSGAPSSPSLGGDAEQRTAFAFVGLLMVFLIFLLVRCFRILLDPYSRMPASSWTDHKDGFERGQFDYALV; the protein is encoded by the coding sequence ATGAGCGATGTGTCCACACTGGACTATGAGCTGCTCTCGCCGGGACCTTCCTTTTCAGGGGCCCCAAGCAGCCCATCACTTGGCGGAGATGCCGAGCAAAGGACGGCCTTCGCTTTTGTGGGTCTCCTGATGGTGTTTTTGATCTTTTTGTTGGTACGATGCTTCCGTATATTGCTGGACCCCTACAGCCGAATGCCTGCGTCCTCTTGGACTGACCACAAGGACGGGTTTGAGAGGGGCCAGTTCGATTATGCCCTGGTGTAG